A window of Synechococcus sp. WH 8109 genomic DNA:
GGCGATACCGTCCGCCCATTGATTCGAAAACGACCACTCTGCTAACTGAACCTGTCTGGAACGAGCGTCATGGCGACGCTGAAGTCACTCGGTTGCTGAAACAAAGAATTTCAGAGCTCGAGGTCGAGATCGAGGCCTACAACGAGCTTTTGGCCGAACTACCGGACGTCTTTGAACGACGTTTCCAACAGCGGCTTGATCCGTTGATAGAGCGTTATCAACCGCTGGCTGAACAGGTTGATCAAGACCAAATCGAATGGCCTCAGCAAGCCCTGCCTGGAAGCTCAGAACCGGACAACATTGTGCGTTGTCTGGTTCTGAGGCTCCTCAACTTCCTGCAGAAGCGCCAGCGCTCAGCTTGAACGGCGCTGGGATGCTGACCAGAGCCGAGTCGGCAGACCCCAAACGTAGATAAAGCCCTCTGCAGCTTGGTGATCGAACTGATCCTCACTTCCATAGGAAGCCATTTCGGGGACATAAAGGCTGCTGTCTGCTGAGCCGCGGCCGGTAACCGTGGCCGTTCCTTTGTGCAGCCGGAGACGAACGACACCATTGACAGTGGTCTGGGTGCGGTCCATGAAGCCGTCCAGAGCATCTTTGAGGGGGCCAAACCAAAGGCCCTGGTAGACGAGGTCGGCCCACTGCATTTCCAACTGCCGCTTGCTGCGCAACACATCGGCGGCCAGCGTCAGGCTTTCCAGTTCCTGGTGGGCCTGGATCAACAGCAAAAGGCCGGGCGTTTCGTAGATCTCCCGGGATTTGATGCCCACCACCCGGTTCTCGATCATGTCGAGACGCCCAATGCCATGGGTCCCCGCCAGACGGTTGGCTTCACGGATTAAGGCCACCGGATCCAGCTGCTGACCGTTGATCGCCACAGGATTGCCTGCTTCAAAAGCAATCTCGATCTGTTCGGCGCCATCCGGAGCAGCCTCCACCGATCGCGTCATCGCAAACACCTCCTCCGGCGGAGCCACCATCGGGTCTTCAAGTGGTCCGGCCTCAATGCTGCGGCCCAGCAGATTGAGATCGATCGAATAGGGCGACTTCTTGCTTACCGGTGCGGGCAGACCAAAGCGTTCGCCGTAGGCGATGGTCTCCTCACGGCTCATGCCCCACTCGCGGGCTGGGGTGAGCACCTTGAGGTCCGGTGCCAATGCAGCGATAGCCACATCGAAACGCACCTGATCATTGCCTTTGCCTGTGCATCCATGGGCGACAGCATCG
This region includes:
- a CDS encoding argininosuccinate synthase, giving the protein MGRAKKVVLAYSGGVDTSVCIPYLKQEWGVDEVITFAADLGQGDELEPIRQKALDAGASQSLVGDLIEPFIKDFAFPAIRANALYEGRYPLSTALARPLIAKRLVEVAREVGADAVAHGCTGKGNDQVRFDVAIAALAPDLKVLTPAREWGMSREETIAYGERFGLPAPVSKKSPYSIDLNLLGRSIEAGPLEDPMVAPPEEVFAMTRSVEAAPDGAEQIEIAFEAGNPVAINGQQLDPVALIREANRLAGTHGIGRLDMIENRVVGIKSREIYETPGLLLLIQAHQELESLTLAADVLRSKRQLEMQWADLVYQGLWFGPLKDALDGFMDRTQTTVNGVVRLRLHKGTATVTGRGSADSSLYVPEMASYGSEDQFDHQAAEGFIYVWGLPTRLWSASQRRSS